A genome region from Brassica oleracea var. oleracea cultivar TO1000 chromosome C2, BOL, whole genome shotgun sequence includes the following:
- the LOC106326009 gene encoding 2-hydroxy-6-oxo-2,4-heptadienoate hydrolase-like: MFDHLKLLRCFSFTASRDWLFKQSFSNAGLRSVTTDLSHGNPLASTSMHCWIPKSPNRSKPNLLLLHGFGANAMWQYGEHLRAFTGRFNVYVPDLLFFGLSSTSEPNRSESFQARCLMRLMEAHGVERMNVVGISYGGFVGYSLAAQFPEKVEKIVLCCAGVCLEEKDMEDGLFKVPNLEEATGILIPQTPEKLKELIRFSFVKPIKGVPSFFLWDFIDVMCMEFVEEKRDLIKSILKDRRLSDLPRIKQKSLIIWGEEDQIFPLELGYRLKRHIGENAEIVVIKKAGHAVNLEKSKEFLKHLKSFLIDCV, encoded by the exons ATGTTTGATCATCTGAAACTGTTGCGATGCTTCAGCTTCACGGCATCGCGTGATTGGTTATTCAAACAATCATTCTCAAACGCCGGTCTCCGCTCTGTCACCACCGATCTCTCCCACGGCAATCCCCTCGCATCAACGTCAATGCACTGTTGGATCCCTAAATCTCCAAACCGATCTAAACCTAACCTCCTCCTCCTCCACGGCTTCGGAGCCAACGCAATGTGGCAATACGGCGAACACCTCCGAGCTTTCACGGGCCGGTTCAACGTCTACGTCCCTGACCTCCTCTTCTTCGGTTTATCTTCCACGTCGGAACCGAACCGGTCCGAGTCTTTCCAGGCTCGATGTTTGATGAGGCTAATGGAAGCGCACGGGGTCGAGAGGATGAACGTTGTCGGGATCAGCTACGGTGGATTCGTCGGGTACAGTTTAGCGGCGCAGTTTCCGGAGAAAGTGGAGAAGATTGTGCTATGCTGCGCAGGGGTTTGCCTTGAGGAGAAAGATATGGAGGATGGATTGTTTAAGGTTCCGAATCTTGAAGAAGCCACAGGGATTCTGATTCCTCAGACGCCGGAGAAGCTTAAGGAGCTTATTAGATTCTCTTTTGTTAAGCCGATCAAAGGTGTTCCATCGTTTTTTCTTTGGGACTTTATAGAT GTAATGTGTATGGAGTTTGTAGAGGAGAAGAGAGATTTGATCAAATCAATACTCAAAGATCGTAGACTTTCAGATCTTCCTAGGATCAAACAG AAATCTTTGATCATATGGGGAGAAGAAGATCAAATATTTCCACTTGAACTTGGTTACAGATTGAAAAG ACATATAGGAGAAAATGCAGAGATAGTGGTGATCAAGAAGGCAGGACATGCTGTGAATTTGGAGAAGTCTAAAGAGTTCCTCAAGCACTTGAAATCTTTTCTCATTGACTGTGTATGA
- the LOC106325405 gene encoding protein EXORDIUM-like 4: MAYTYRLAALIVLLSATGFSSAASVEHKLLKFNGTLSKGNISLNISLSVQKNINLNIVWYGNFKPIQRAVIVDFIRSLNSPAAAKGPSVESWWKTYTGGASTIVLGKQLLLEDYPLGNSLKNPHLRALSGKLNGGGVGLITAVLTAKDVSVDRFCMNRCGTHGSKSSSVDGGAYLWVGNSKKQCPGYCAWPFHQPLYGPQTPPLIAPNGDVGVDGMIINLATLLVNTVTNQEAVSTCTGMFGSGAYPGYPGRVLVDKTTGASYNALGLAGRKYLLPAMWDPQTSKCKTLV; encoded by the coding sequence ATGGCCTATACTTACCGTTTAGCCGCTCTTATAGTACTCCTCTCCGCCACCGGTTTCTCCTCCGCTGCGTCGGTCGAGCATAAACTGCTGAAGTTCAACGGCACTCTCTCCAAAGGAAACATCAGTCTCAATATCAGCCTTTCAGTCCAAAAAAACATCAATCTCAATATCGTTTGGTACGGAAACTTCAAACCAATCCAACGTGCCGTCATCGTCGACTTCATCCGCTCTCTCAACTCCCCCGCCGCCGCAAAAGGTCCCTCGGTCGAGTCGTGGTGGAAGACGTACACTGGCGGCGCGTCAACGATCGTCCTCGGTAAACAGCTCCTCCTCGAGGACTACCCTCTCGGAAACTCCTTAAAAAATCCCCACCTCCGAGCTCTGTCAGGCAAACTTAACGGAGGTGGTGTTGGGTTGATAACCGCCGTTTTGACGGCGAAAGACGTGAGCGTTGACCGGTTTTGCATGAACCGGTGCGGGACCCACGGGTCGAAGTCAAGCTCCGTGGACGGTGGAGCATACCTTTGGGTTGGAAACTCTAAAAAGCAGTGTCCTGGCTACTGCGCGTGGCCGTTTCATCAGCCGTTATACGGACCTCAGACTCCGCCGTTGATTGCACCTAACGGTGACGTCGGAGTTGACGGTATGATTATAAACCTAGCGACGCTACTGGTTAACACCGTGACGAATCAAGAAGCCGTCTCGACATGTACTGGGATGTTCGGGTCCGGTGCTTACCCGGGTTACCCGGGTCGGGTTCTCGTGGACAAGACTACCGGAGCGAGTTACAATGCTTTGGGTCTCGCCGGTAGGAAATATCTTTTACCAGCTATGTGGGACCCTCAAACTTCGAAGTGTAAGACTTTGGTTTAA
- the LOC106325952 gene encoding protein EXORDIUM-like 4 → MVYTYRLAALLVLLFATVGFSSAMMDEQPFRPSSISLNYSLSVTKNNISLNYSLSVKKDNISLNIVWYGKFKPIQRSVIVDFIRSINYSETAAKGPSVASWWKTTEKNKGSASTIVVGKQHILEDYPLGKSLKSPHLKALSGKLNGGGVGSITAVLTAKDVAVEGFCMNRCGTHGSKSSSLDGGAYVWVGNSEEQCPGYCTWPFHQPLYGPRSPPLIAPNGDVGVDGMIINLATLLVNAVNGDQEPASFCVDRFGSGAYPGYAGRVLVDKTTGASYNALGLAGRKYLLPAVWDPQAAECRTLV, encoded by the coding sequence ATGGTCTATACTTACCGTTTAGCCGCTCTTCTTGTACTCCTCTTCGCCACCGTTGGTTTCTCCTCCGCCATGATGGACGAGCAGCCTTTCCGTCCGTCTTCCATCAGTCTCAATTACAGCCTTTCAGTAACAAAAAATAATATCAGTCTTAATTACAGCCTTTCGGTAAAAAAAGATAATATCAGTCTCAATATCGTTTGGTACGGAAAATTCAAACCAATTCAACGGTCCGTCATCGTAGATTTCATCCGTTCTATCAACTACTCCGAAACCGCCGCAAAAGGTCCCTCCGTCGCGTCTTGGTGGAAGACGACTGAGAAGAACAAAGGCAGCGCTTCAACGATCGTCGTCGGTAAACAGCACATCCTCGAGGACTACCCTCTCGGGAAATCCTTAAAAAGTCCTCACCTCAAAGCTCTGTCAGGCAAACTTAACGGAGGTGGTGTTGGGTCGATAACCGCCGTTTTGACGGCGAAAGACGTGGCCGTCGAGGGGTTTTGTATGAACCGGTGCGGGACTCACGGATCAAAGTCAAGTTCCCTTGACGGTGGAGCTTACGTATGGGTCGGAAACTCTGAAGAGCAGTGTCCTGGCTACTGCACGTGGCCGTTTCATCAGCCGTTATACGGACCTCGGTCTCCCCCGTTGATTGCACCCAACGGTGATGTTGGAGTTGACGGAATGATTATTAACCTCGCGACGCTACTGGTTAACGCCGTTAATGGGGATCAAGAACCCGCCTCGTTCTGTGTCGACAGGTTCGGGTCCGGTGCTTACCCGGGTTATGCGGGTCGTGTTCTAGTGGACAAGACTACCGGAGCGAGTTACAACGCTTTGGGTCTCGCCGGTAGGAAATATCTTTTACCGGCGGTGTGGGACCCTCAAGCTGCAGAGTGTAGGACTTTGGTTTAA
- the LOC106319474 gene encoding classical arabinogalactan protein 1-like, translating into MSISKVLGFLILTCLLIASAMAQSPSPAPFIGGGRRIISPSPSKTPTPASSVAPPPSLPQADSPSIDSAAVTPSSISDSPSEAPGPSQQSDAVSNQYTVFAGSMAVILCAAVLAF; encoded by the coding sequence ATGTCGATCTCGAAAGTCCTAGGGTTTCTGATTCTCACCTGTCTACTGATCGCTTCAGCGATGGCTCAGTCTCCTTCTCCAGCTCCGTTCATAGGCGGAGGAAGGCGTATTATCTCTCCTTCTCCGTCAAAAACACCGACTCCTGCATCCTCCGTCGCGCCTCCTCCATCACTACCTCAAGCGGATTCTCCTTCCATCGATTCCGCAGCAGTGACTCCGTCTTCCATCTCCGACTCGCCATCAGAAGCTCCTGGTCCGTCACAGCAGAGCGACGCCGTTTCCAACCAATACACTGTTTTCGCTGGATCGATGGCCGTTATTCTATGCGCTGCCGTTTTGGCTTTCTAA
- the LOC106319466 gene encoding pentatricopeptide repeat-containing protein At5g09450, mitochondrial produces the protein MATRAIFRTIRGRLTVGTNLTRNAESSRFSKPYSADAATGGSLVEEPEEKDDLRSRIFRLRLPKRSATTVLEKWVGEGNQITVNELREISKELRRTRRYKHALEVTEYLVQHEESNISDADYASRIDLISKVFGIDAAERYFEGLQPPSKTPETYTSLLHAYAASKQTERAEALFKIIIESESLTFGAITYNEMMTLYMSVGEVEKVRDVIKVMKRRNVSPDIFTYNLWLSSCAATFDVDELRKILEEMRRGGGSNEGWARYIDLTSIYINSSRLTNAESRSPVESEKSISQREWVTYDFLMILHTGLGNKGMVDQIWKSLRNTNQKLSSRSYICVVSSYLMLGCLREAGEVVDQWKESKTTEFDGSACLRILNAFRDVGLEEKASDFQLLLVEKKCSLEDEVS, from the exons ATGGCAACTCGCGCGATCTTCCGTACCATTAGAGG TCGATTGACTGTCGGAACCAATCTCACTCGAAACGCCGAATCTTCTCGTTTCTCCAAACCGTACAGTGCTGACGCGGCAACCGGAGGCTCGCTCGTCGAGGAACCGGAGGAGAAAGACGATCTGAGGAGCCGGATTTTCAGATTGAGACTACCGAAGAGGAGCGCGACGACCGTTCTCGAGAAATGGGTTGGCGAAGGGAATCAGATCACAGTCAACGAACTTCGAGAGATCTCCAAGGAGCTCAGAAGAACTCGCCGTTACAAACACGCTCTAGAG GTTACAGAGTATTTGGTTCAGCATGAAGAATCCAACATCTCAGACGCTGACTACGCATCGCGTATAGATCTTATCTCAAAAGTCTTCGGGATCGATGCAGCTGAGCGCTACTTCGAAGGCTTGCAACCACCTTCAAAGACACCTGAAACCTATACCTCTCTCCTCCACGCTTATGCTGCCTCCAAGCAAACCGAACGAGCCGAGGCCCTGTTCAAGATAATCATCGAGAGCGAGAGTCTCACCTTCGGTGCCATCACGTACAACGAGATGATGACTCTGTACATGTCAGTCGGAGAAGTTGAGAAAGTGAGGGATGTTATCAAAGTGATGAAGCGCAGAAACGTTTCTCCTGACATTTTTACTTACAATCTCTGGCTGAGTTCATGTGCTGCGACGTTTGATGTTGATGAGCTGAGGAAGATTCTTGAGGAGATGAGGCGTGGTGGTGGTTCAAACGAGGGTTGGGCTCGGTACATCGATCTTACTAGCATCTACATTAACAGTAGTCGGTTAACAAACGCAGAGTCTAGGTCGCCTGTTGAGTCTGAGAAGTCTATTTCGCAAAGAGAGTGGGTGACGTATGACTTTCTTATGATTCTTCACACTGGGTTAGGAAACAAGGGTATGGTAGATCAGATTTGGAAGTCTCTGAGGAACACTAACCAGAAGCTGAGCAGCAGAAGCTATATATGTGTTGTTTCGTCCTATCTGATGCTTGGTTGTTTGAGAGAAGCTGGGGAGGTTGTGGATCAGTGGAAGGAGTCTAAAACGACGGAGTTTGATGGTTCTGCTTGTTTGAGGATTTTGAATGCTTTTAGAGATGTTGGGTTAGAGGAAAAGGCTAGTGACTTTCAGTTGCTTTTGGTGGAGAAGAAATGTAGCTTGGAAGACGAGGTATCATAA
- the LOC106326236 gene encoding 40S ribosomal protein S15-2 has product MAQVESDVSTAALAKKRTFKKFSYKGVDLETLLDMPTDDLVKLFPARIQRRLSRGLTRKPLALIKKLRNAKRNAPAGEKPEVVRTHLRNMVIMPEMIGSIIGVYNGKTFNQIEIKPEMIGHYLAEFSISYKPVKHGKPGQGATHSSRFIPLK; this is encoded by the exons ATG GCTCAAGTCGAATCAGACGTTTCTACAGCTGCTCTCGCGAAGAAGAGAACGTTCAAGAAGTTCTCCTACAAAGGAGTCGATCTCGAAACTCTTCTTGACATGCCCACTGATGATCTTGTTAAGCTCTTCCCCGCCCGTATTCAAAGAAG GTTGTCTAGAGGTCTGACGAGGAAGCCTTTGGCTCTCATAAAAAAATTGCGCAATGCG AAAAGGAATGCACCAGCTGGTGAGAAGCCAGAAGTAGTAAGAACACATCTAAGGAACATGGTGATTATGCCTGAAATGATTGGAAGCATCATCGGTGTGTACAACGGCAAAACGTTTAACCAGATCGAGATCAAACCGGAGATGATCGGACACTACCTTGCGGAGTTCTCAATTTCTTACAAACCGGTTAAGCACGGAAAGCCCGGTCAGGGTGCAACACACTCCTCTAGGTTTATTCCTCTCAAGTGA
- the LOC106325984 gene encoding 40S ribosomal protein S15-4-like → MADEAAKAGIVKKRTFKKFAFRGVDLDALLDMSTDDLVKLFSSRIRRRFSRGLTRKPMALIKKLRKAKRDAPAGEKPEAVRTHLRNMIIVPEMIGSIIGVYNGKTFNQVEIKPEMIGHYLAEFSISYKPVKHGRPGVGATNSSRFIPLK, encoded by the exons ATG GCGGATGAGGCTGCAAAGGCTGGGATCGTGAAAAAGAGAACGTTCAAGAAATTCGCCTTCAGAGGAGTCGATCTCGATGCTCTTCTCGACATGTCTACTGATGATCTTGTCAAGCTCTTCAGTTCCCGTATTCGCAGAAG GTTCTCTAGAGGGTTGACGAGGAAGCCTATGGCTTTGATCAAGAAATTGCGAAAAGCG AAAAGGGATGCACCAGCTGGTGAGAAGCCAGAAGCAGTGAGAACCCATCTAAGGAACATGATCATCGTGCCTGAAATGATTGGAAGCATCATTGGTGTATACAATGGAAAGACATTTAACCAAGTCGAGATCAAACCTGAGATGATTGGTCATTACTTGGCTGAGTTTTCAATCTCATATAAGCCTGTTAAGCATGGTAGGCCTGGTGTTGGTGCCACCAATTCCTCCAGGTTTATCCCTCTCAAGTGA
- the LOC106325097 gene encoding periaxin, protein MAGMKKSLFDLLLSSPLLIICLIAFLADPISVGARRLLEEIPKPEIPKLPELPHPELPKFEVPKLPELPKPELPKLPEFPKPELPKIPEIPKPELPKMPEIPKPELPKVPEIPKPELPKFPEISKPELPKMPEVPKPEVPKLMETPKPEAPKVPEVPKPEMPKVPEVPKPELPKVPEVPKPEMPKVPEIPMPEMPKVPEIPKPELPKVPEIKKPELPKMPEIPKPEAPKLPEVPKPEMPKVPEIPKPELPKVPEIPKPEAPKLPEVPKPEMPKVPEIPKPELPKVPEIPKPEAPKLPEVPKPEMPKVPEIPKPELPKVPEIPKPEAPKLPEVPKPEMPKVPEIPKPELPKVPEIPKPELPKVPEIKKPELPKMPEIPKPEAPKLPEIQKPELPTIPEVPKPDVPKVPEIPKPELPKMPEVPKLPEFPKVPGTH, encoded by the coding sequence ATGGCAGGGATGAAGAAGAGTCTCTTTGATCTTCTCCTCTCATCACCACTTCTAATCATCTGTCTTATTGCATTTCTCGCTGATCCGATTTCAGTCGGAGCTCGCAGGCTACTGGAGGAGATTCCTAAACCTGAGATACCAAAATTGCCTGAACTACCTCACCCGGAGCTACCGAAATTTGAAGTTCCAAAGTTGCCAGAGCTCCCTAAACCAGAGCTGCCTAAGTTACCTGAGTTCCCAAAGCCTGAGCTGCCCAAGATTCCGGAAATTCCGAAGCCTGAGCTACCAAAAATGCCAGAGATTCCGAAGCCTGAATTGCCTAAGGTCCCGGAGATTCCTAAGCCTGAGTTGCCTAAGTTCCCGGAGATTTCGAAGCCAGAATTGCCAAAGATGCCAGAGGTTCCAAAGCCTGAGGTGCCTAAGTTGATGGAGACTCCGAAGCCTGAGGCTCCTAAGGTACCAGAGGTTCCTAAGCCCGAGATGCCAAAGGTGCCAGAGGTTCCAAAGCCTGAATTACCAAAGGTACCAGAGGTTCCTAAGCCCGAGATGCCAAAGGTACCAGAGATTCCTATGCCCGAGATGCCAAAGGTGCCTGAAATTCCAAAGCCGGAATTGCCAAAGGTACCAGAGATTAAGAAGCCAGAATTACCAAAGATGCCGGAGATTCCGAAGCCTGAGGCTCCTAAGTTGCCAGAGGTTCCTAAACCCGAGATGCCAAAGGTACCAGAGATTCCTAAACCCGAGTTACCAAAGGTGCCTGAGATTCCAAAGCCTGAGGCTCCTAAGTTGCCAGAGGTTCCTAAACCCGAGATGCCAAAGGTACCAGAGATTCCTAAACCCGAGTTACCAAAGGTGCCTGAGATTCCAAAGCCTGAGGCTCCTAAGTTGCCAGAGGTTCCTAAACCCGAGATGCCAAAGGTACCAGAGATTCCTAAACCCGAGTTACCAAAGGTGCCTGAGATTCCAAAGCCTGAGGCTCCTAAGTTGCCAGAGGTTCCTAAACCCGAGATGCCAAAGGTACCAGAGATTCCTAAACCCGAGTTACCAAAGGTGCCTGAGATTCCAAAACCCGAATTGCCAAAGGTACCGGAGATTAAGAAGCCGGAGCTACCAAAGATGCCGGAGATTCCGAAACCTGAGGCTCCTAAGTTGCCGGAGATTCAGAAACCTGAGTTGCCAACCATTCCAGAGGTTCCAAAACCTGATGTGCCGAAAGTTCCAGAGATTCCAAAGCCTGAGCTACCAAAGATGCCTGAAGTTCCGAAGTTGCCGGAATTTCCAAAAGTTCCTGGAACTCACTAA
- the LOC106325864 gene encoding guanosine nucleotide diphosphate dissociation inhibitor At5g09550-like — translation MDEEYDVIVLGTGLKECILSGLLSVDGLKVLHMDRNDYYGGESSSLNLTQLWKRFRGSDTPQENLGAIREYNVDMIPKFIMANGTLVQTLIHTDVTKYLNFKAVDGSFVYKKGKIYKVPATDVEALKSPLMGLFEKRRARKFFIYVQDYDEKDPKSHEGLDLSKVTAREIISKYGLEDDTIDFIGHALALHNDDDYLDQPAMDFVMRIKLYAESLARFQGGSPYIYPLYGLGELPQAFARLSAVYGGTYMLNKPECKVEFDSSGKAVGVTSAGETAKCKKVVCDPSYLSDKVKKVGKVNRAVCIMSHPIPDTNDAHSVQIILPQKQLGRKSDMYLFCCSYAHNVAPKGKYIAFVSAEAETDSPEDELKPGIELLGPIDEIFYHSYDTYVPTNKQEEDNCFISGTYDATTHFESTVADVLEMYTKITGKTLDLSVDLSAASATAET, via the exons ATGGATGAAGAGTATGATGTGATTGTTCTTGGGACTGGTCTCAAGGAGTGTATCCTTAGTGGTCTCCTCTCTGTCGATGGCCTCAAG GTACTGCACATGGATAGAAACGACTATTATGGAGGAGAATCATCCTCTCTTAACCTCACTCAGCTATGGAAGCGTTTCAGGGGAAGTGACACTCCTCAAGAAAATCTTGGTGCAATCCGAGAATACAATGTCGATATGATCCCAAAG TTCATAATGGCTAATGGAACCCTTGTTCAAACCCTAATTCACACTGATGTCACCAAGTATCTTAACTTCAAAGCCGTTGATGGTAGTTTCGTCTACAAGAAGGGCAAG ATCTATAAAGTCCCAGCCACTGATGTGGAAGCCCTAAAATCGCCATTGATGGGTCTGTTCGAGAAACGACGTGCAAGAAAGTTCTTTATCTATGTGCAAGACTACGATGAGAAAGATCCTAAGTCTCACGAAGGACTTGACCTTAGCAAAGTCACAGCTAGAGAGATTATCTC GAAGTATGGACTTGAAGATGATACAATCGACTTCATCGGCCATGCCTTGGCGCTTCACAATGACGATGACTACTTGGATCAACCAGCCATGGATTTTGTTATGAGAATCAAG CTCTACGCGGAATCTTTGGCTCGTTTCCAAGGAGGATCTCCTTACATCTACCCACTGTATGGTCTAGGAGAGTTGCCACAGGCTTTTGCGCGTTTGAGTGCTGTTTATGGTGGGACTTACATGCTAAACAAGCCTGAATGCAAG GTTGAGTTTGATAGCTCCGGAAAAGCTGTTGGTGTAACTTCTGCGGGAGAAACTGCCAAATGCAAGAAAGTTGTGTGTGATCCTTCTTACTTGTCTGACAAG GTTAAGAAAGTTGGAAAAGTGAATCGAGCGGTGTGTATAATGAGCCATCCTATTCCAGACACCAACGATGCTCACTCTGTCCAAATCATTCTTCCTCAGAAGCAACTCGGCCGCAAATCAGACAT GTACTTGTTCTGTTGCTCATACGCTCACAATGTAGCACCAAAAGGCAAATATATAGCTTTTGTCTCTGCAGAAGCTGAAACTGATAGTCCAGAAGATGAGCTTAAACCTGGAATCGAATTGCTTGGACCTATAGATGAGATCTTCTACCATTCTTATGACACATACGTTCCAACCAATAAGCAAGAAGAAGATAACTGCTTCATATCTGGT ACTTATGATGCAACAACACATTTCGAGAGTACAGTCGCTGATGTACTTGAGATGTACACCAAGATCACTGGAAAG ACTCTTGATTTGTCTGTGGATTTGAGTGCTGCGAGTGCTACTGCAGAAACTTGA
- the LOC106327231 gene encoding putative protein TPRXL translates to MPRKRHEERSSSSSSSSSSSFPRTKSSPSRPRASSSSSRSTSSSSGRSSPRPRSTASHSPSIHTERSSPRPSSYSSPPKTERSTPRTASYTPSPQTASHDSHSSENTSNDHGFFSRGRSSSSDDDYDFFWRRRRSSSDDEGMFSGFIDEIKDAIENYRASKKDPVAAAAEVASTSGSIACVTQAKAFQDCLDEFETDISKCQSLMDMWCKCKKSSKPTI, encoded by the exons ATGCCTAGAAAACGACACGAAG AAAGATCCTCCTCCTCTTCTTCCTCCTCCTCTAGCTCGTTTCCTCGAACTA AAAGCTCTCCATCTCGCCCTCGCGCATCATCTTCAAGCAGCCGCTCTACTAGTAGTAGTAGTG GCAGATCTTCTCCTCGCCCTCGATCAACAGCTTCACACAGCCCATCTATTCATACTG AAAGATCTTCTCCACGTCCTTCAAGCTACAGTTCACCTCCTAAGACTG AAAGATCTACTCCACGCACTGCAAGCTACACTCCATCTCCTCAGACTG CTAGTCATGACTCCCACTCGAGCGAAAATACTAGTAACGATCATGGCTTCTTCTCGAGGGGACGTAGTAGTAGTAGTGATGATGATTATGACTTCTTCTGGAGGAGACGTAGAAGTAGTAGTGATGATGAAG GGATGTTTTCTGGTTTCATAGACGAAATTAAGGATGCTATAGAAAACTACCGAGCCTCTAAGAAAGACCCTGTAGCAGCAGCAGCCGAAGTTGCAAGTACCAGTGGTTCTATTGCATGTGTCACTCAAGCCAAAGCTTTCCAAGAT TGCCTCGACGAGTTTGAAACAGACATCAGTAAATGTCAGTCGTTGATGGACATGTGGTGTAAGTGCAAGAAGAGTTCCAAGCCAACCATCTAA
- the LOC106327228 gene encoding uncharacterized protein LOC106327228 has product MIFRRFLPSYRLRFSASRSFRSDAALGAISNALEEKVPNLVLYNYPSFSGAYSALFAHLYHYRLRTPSLILPFSSVVPFSAKDLSLEGFERCYLLDFIPLKDFADTRDCEIICFDHRKSAASKLGSVKKRFKVNVDVYKSSSKAVYEYFSSKLASSEGEPISLLDDGDRTRVESVLDYIEDIDLRRWRLPDIKAFSFGLKEWRSKVNCITNPHMYEQLLRMSSEDLIANGNSYFSSRLVDAKRVLKQSKAFKIRLGRGFYGECMGMRADGNHELSDELGKLLSLQSAAAGLRPIGAVTFMQRNNLKMCLRSTDDTTDTSEVAKAYGGGGTSCSSSFIIRMDEYNEWTAKNPT; this is encoded by the exons ATGATTTTCCGGCGATTTCTTCCGTCGTACAGGCTTCGTTTCTCGGCTTCTCGGAGTTTCCGATCAGACGCGGCGCTCGGAGCCATATCCAACGCGCTTGAAGAGAAAGTCCCAAACTTGGTGCTATACAATTACCCTTCCTTCTCCGGCGCTTACTCAGCTCTCTTCGCTCATCTCTACCACTATCGCCTCCGCACTCCCTCTCTCATCTTGCCCTTCTCTTCCGTCGTACCCTTTAGTGCCAAAGATCTCTCCTTGGAAGGGTTCGAGAGGTGTTACCTCCTCGATTTCATTCCTCTTAAAGACTTCGCCGACACAAGAGATTGCGA GATCATATGTTTTGATCATCGAAAGTCAGCAGCTTCGAAGCTGGGCTCAGTCAAGAAGAGGTTTAAGGTTAATGTGGATGTTTACAAGAGTAGTTCGAAGGCTGTGTATGAATACTTCTCAAGTAAACTCGCTTCTTCAGAG GGGGAACCTATCAGTTTGTTAGATGATGGAGACAGAACTCGAGTTGAATCAGTTCTTGATTACATTGAAGATATTGATCTTAGACGATGGAGATTACCAGATATCAAGGCTTTCAGCTTCGGACTTAAGGAGTGGCGTTCAAAGGTTAACTGCATCACGAATCCGCACATGTACGAACAG TTGTTGAGGATGAGTTCAGAGGACCTCATTGCTAACGGGAACTCGTATTTTTCATCCCGGCTTGTTGATGCAAAGAGAGTGCTGAAGCAGAGTAAAGCTTTCAAGATCAGATTGGGAAGAGGGTTTTATGGAGAATGCATG GGAATGCGTGCAGATGGTAACCATGAACTTAGCGATGAGCTAGGCAAGCTACTTAGTCTACAAAGTGCTGCAGCTGGTTTGAG GCCAATAGGAGCTGTTACATTCATGCAACGGAATAATCTCAAAATGTGTTTGAGAAGTACTGACGATACAACAGATACATCTGAAGTTGCTAAG GCTTATGGTGGAGGTGGAACTTCATGTTCAAGCTCGTTCATCATAAGAATGGATGAATATAATGAATGGACTGCAAAGAATCCAACATGA